ACCGTTAAAATAACAATCCTAATAAGAATAAACCCAAGACATGCCTTACCCCATGCGCAAGCAGCAGCCAGTGATACTGATGACTTAACAGAGGAATTGTGATGAAGATGATGTCTTATCCATGGCACACAGCTATGGTCACTTGcttgattgcaaatttaaaaccTACAAGCAGGTTTCCAGTAGTAAACTTTCAAGCAGACTGAAGCCAGTGTTTCTCAGAATGACATACCTCGGTAACACAGAATAGCCTGGTCATCAAGGGTGGGTATTTTTAGACTGAAAATGGATGCCCCCTAAACTTCCATTCTTGGAGAGCTCTTGCAGGGAGTGTAAATATAGATAGCTGATAGACAGGTGCTACTGTTGCTTTGGTTCCTGACAACGAGCCTCAGCACAGACTTGTGGATACCACAGTTTCTAAATCTTTCTACTTGCGTGATGCAAACTTTAGGTTATTTTCATTTATCTTATAACTTCAAAAGCAACTTGTTTCGTTTTTTAGCAAATTGTTAAAAAATCTACAGAAATTTTCTGTTGATTTCTGGTTGATTGTCAGTAGCTACATACTGGAATATATACTACATAAACCACTCCAATCAATTGAGGGATACCTCCTTTATTGAAATGATGGACAACAGCccgctattttttaataaatgtaaaaaataaaaataaaaatagagtaCACAAATACACATTCTGAAACCAAAAGTTTCAACACGTAACAGgtgaaattcaaatgcattttctgTGTGATTGCACTATGACACTGTtccaaaaaacaaagtaaatGACCTGGAAACCAGTGCTCTGTTGAAAAAGTATTAGGAATTGGAATGATGCTGTGAGACTACAGCGGTAAGGAATTCCTGCTCAGGACTCTTGCAGTCTGCAATCTCATGAAAGCTGTCAGCTGCCACGCTGAGTAATACAGATCACAGTCAGCTGTCCCAgacgctgccaggattgtatATATTAAATTAGAAAGGATCTCTTTAGACACCAGCCATTTACATGTGCTTAATTGAAAACCAGAGAAGACTGTGTTGTACTATACGTATGAAAACAACAGGGTCATGTTTTACTCTGAAGAAACCCTTCATTCTGTATCTCATgagtaatttattaaaaaaaaaaaaaaagtttactttgttttattattatttattaaagcttaatATTCAAACCATGTAAACAGCTGTTTAAAAGGTTACTAGTCTACAGCTCAGAGCAGAGTGTGTGGGTAATAAAAGTCATTTTTACGATGTCATGTAGTGTGTTTTAGGACATATGGCCTCCCTTCTCATTTATATTTGATAAATATTGTTTGCAAAATTAATTTCCTGTTAACTCTATTGCTCTTTTAATTTCGCAAGACTAGACACATGACAGATGACAATGCAAGACATAGTATCCGATCTGTAACCCCTTGACTTCCATTGGGGGCTACCATCAACCCCAGGCTTCCTGTGTTGAAAGGATAGTGTGTTACTAATCCACCACCTGCTGCAACATGCGATTTTATCAGTGTTCTTTTGGCAATATGGGATTGTGGTAGTCTTAGCACCAAAATAAGCATGCCATTTcttatattgtattaatatttgaGTCTTCCAGCGCCTGTGATGTCTCGCCCTCGTATCGTTCTAGTGTCCTTTTAACGGATTTAGATTGCTATATAATGTTTCAATAACTAGCTACGTATGCATTGTAGTGCTGACCGGAAGATCACAATGATTGAAGTTACCAGCTTTCAAAACTGGTGCTTTCACCTGATAAAATGCGTCCTTTAGGAAGTCAAGTCAGTCATCACCCTATGCTACTTGTTAATTCCTGTTTTCCTACTGGGTCAACAGCCCAGTGTGAGGGAAAAGAAAACGCATacaaaacactgtaaaatatGACATGGTACATATTTATTACACTTATCTTTAGAAAAAATGAAATTCCACGGCTTAAAAAAACAatcacaagaaaaataaaattgaaatcatacagtgctttttttgtttttaatgaaatacaatgCAAAAACAAATCTCTAAACAGTGCAATATGCAGgaaatgtgttcttaaaataacatgaaaaatgtaacgaattatattaataaaatgttaatgttttccCTTTCCTTTTTCAGATGGAGCAGTGGATTCTGCATGTGTAAAAATGTCCCTATTAAGCGAGGTTGACATCACAGAGCAGTTAAAACACTGTTATACAAAGACCACAGTACTGATCCCTCCACTTCCAGCATTGTGTGCTTGTACTGTAGCCAACAGTATCAAAATATACGGGTACAGTAGTTTAACTGAAGACAATACAAACTGCTGCAGTGCAAATAcaattttgaaaatgtacacagattttttttatttttattgaacaaCATTCATCTAGCAATTCATTTTTGGTTTGCTACAGTCATTCTGcagaaagctgcagtgtcccttttCACTCTCATTTAACCGTGATGGGAACGATCAGCTGTGTTTAACACCTTTTAGCACATATTTGCTTTTTACAGGCGTTCAGAATAGTCTAGTCAATTAGTTTCAGCAAGATTCGTCAATTCtagtactgaaaataaaaaaatgtaaaagacttACAGTAAATTATTTCCCCTCCCTTGAGCCTATAATGCAAAGCCATAAGCCTTCAGTAAAGCTCATCACTGGTCAGACTCAAATCTATTCGGATAACCTTTTAGACAGAAAAGTTACCCTTTGCTTTCAAGTAGTAACAAATGCAGTCCCCACACAAACTAAACACACAGCGAGAAAGAAGTTAAACAATCACTCTGTCCTGCCCTTATAATACTACATCTTGTATTTAACAGGCACTGCTTTACAAGTGGAAGACAGCAAAGTGCATGAATTCATTCATGATAAGACTTGATATTTTTTATCTTATATCCCTTCTtggcacaaatcacacaaaacacaaagtgTACTAATTTAACACTGGGTCAGGAAATGTAAAAGGAGCTCTTTGCTTTCCTgttttgcttatatatatatatatatatatatatatatagacacacacaaaaaatcaatgaatacatttctgttcatgttattattactcttctaccattgagtgttttatagttctgggggaaaaaaatcagaATCTAATCATccacacatcatatattatttagTAGAGTTCAGCAGgtacaggggaaaaaaaatgaaaatctgtgAGCTCCAATGCAAGACAATATAGAAAATAGCAGACTTTTTCCTGTGGTACATACAGAGGTATATGCCAGCTAACACTATGTATATGTGCAATTCCCTTTATCAATCcaattctgaaaacaaaacaatggtgCATTACCATTGTAACTGAAAAACTTGGCATACGATTTTAGAAGCTTGGTTAAATGTCTTGAATTATGAAGTAGCTTATATACAAGAGAGATTTTCTTTCAAGGAAGAATAAAGACACGTAAAAATTAAGAAATTGTGCTAACTATACTCTTTAATGAACATCCCTTCTGCAAAGCAAATTTCTTTGCtaaataatactttaaaaaacatttttatagaataattttaaaaagaataaacatatatatatatattttttttaacaatactgGAACAGAAAAACTACTTTATTTGTTTCCCTTtctacagaacagaacagaaacttCAAAGCTATATCCAAAAATCTAGGACGccacggtaaaactaattttgGCAGCATAAGACTTCCTATTGCAATATACTAGCAGCAAGGGAGCATCGATCTACTAGAGACAGCATAACAGGCAGCTTAGAAATTCAATTTCTCTGTATGTGGACTACAAGGACTTCACATTAAAGTAGCAATGCCCAAAGCCGAATGCTTCCGTTTCTGAAGGCGTTAATGTTGTTTATCTATTGTGTCTTTTATTCAAATGAAATGGAGCAAAAATGGCTAATCATATCGAGACACAAACTTAAGTCAGGAAGTTTGGATACAAATATGGTATAGGTATACTTTATATCTCCCCTTGTAAATGTTGTCATGACACTTGCTTTACATGCATGTGAGCTATATAATAAAAAGAATAGATTGCATTATTAAGAACGTATTAAAATTGCACTTTGGCATTACCCATAGGATACATGCATCTAAATGAGATTTAGTCTTTAAGATGAAAATGTGGCATTGCATAGAACAGCAGACAGACTATCCTAATTATCTCAACATCACTTAAATACTGTTAGTACACAGTAAGCTAGTTAGTCACTCAAACATTTTGGCTACACTGTAACAGCAATGCTAATTTGGCAGTTCCAAAATATAACACAATCTgttatatgaaaaaataataataattggtcccTCCCTATATCTGGAATGTATTCCCTTTAgtaatattaaacatattttgtgCTCCCGGAAAATGTTTTCCTGCAAGTGCTTTTTTTCACTAGTATAAGAAGCAGAAAATAGCTGAAACTTTGTGCATTTCTCTGGTattcaatcattttatttttttaaatggaagcagACCAGCTTTAACACCGTCATACCGTATTTGAACCTGTATCACCTTTACATCGCCGACTCTTAGACCCCTGCTTATGAATGTAGTGTTTCATGTTTTCTGAACATTGCTGAGGTCAATTATAACCTCAAAGTTTGGATGTTCACACACGCAAGTCATTAAGGAGTAGTTCACAAGGGCACTTTTGTTAAGACAGTAAAATGCAGCAGATAATTAATACTGGATGAAAAGCTCCACGTGCAAACAGCTACTGGGTTCCCACCTGCTCTTTGTATCTGCTGACTAACGAAACCCCCAGTGTTAGGTAAGGCTGCCAGGGTTACTCATCAGCAGCAGTACTGGAAACCACAGAGACGCCCTCTGCTTGTGCGATGGACTTGGAGATGACGGGAACTGGAGTCTCGCCATTGCTGATTGAATTATGAGCTTCTATTTTTGACTCCTTCTGTTCTCTGGACCTATCAGAAGAAAGTTCCTCTTTCATCCCTGCTGTGCCATTGGTCAGAGAAACTTCAGGCTCTCCTGCACAGTCCTGAGGGATATTGGGAGTGGAGAGGGAAAGGGAGTTCTGGGCATCCGAGAGATTGTTGGCTTCCTTTGTCAGGGCTCCACAACCACCTCCTATcttctgcaaaaacaaaacccaaaaaaCACTTAATAGCACCCTTTAAGGCAACAGACAAATAGAATTGCAAAATATACTGCTTTATCATTTACATAACTAATCCCATTGTAAGCAAAATTACACAAAATAgagaaaactaacaaaacaatGTTGGCATCAGCCAATTCCAATTACATTTCAATACAATTCAGTCTACTGCTAAAGAGTGTCTTGTTTCTGctttcaaaattgtatttttatgtccTAAACAAAAAATGATCAAAGTGCATTGTCACgctgtcagtgtctgtgtctgtgtaagaCCTTTGTGTCCAGCTGCCACTGTCATGGAttgttgttttttcctttttcttacaTTCTGAAGTTCAATTACTTTCCCTTCCCCGTCGGATTTTTGGCTGATCAAGGCAAGCACGTGATCCAGAATTGACTGCTTTGGATGCATCCCTTTGTCAAAACGGTTATACATTGCACACCaaaacctgaagaaaaaaaaacaacagcacaaaCACAGTCAGATTATCAATCAATTATCtgaatgaaacaataaaaatatGTCATACATCTGAGAATTTCTGATTCTCTACAGCCAGCGTCAGCAAAAACATTCACATATGTATTggagtaatactttttttttttttttaatttgaaacctACTTAAAGTTGAAAGGCAGCGTGTTGGGCTGCAGCACGCCGAATGCAGAGGAGCCTCTGTACACTGGGTTCAGGTATTGCATTGTCTTCTCCAGAAGAAAGGGCCACACTGAATAGGTTCTTTCATGGAGTCTGTAAAAAGCATTAGAAACAGTTACAGTTTAcagttttttctctctctctctctctctctctcattactAGTCTTCTGAAAACAAATGAAAGATATTTGCTCACTTTAAATCTTCCCTTTCTTTCTGGCAGTTCCCAATGAAGTTCCCAAACTGGCAAGAGTATACATGATCATGGACTTCCAGCAGGAATCTGTCATTGAACTGGAACGCACATGGGAACTGCTCCATCAGCTGCCAAAGGCACTCAATGAACTGGGTGAACACCGGAGACACCTCTTTGGGGTCCCCTTCTAACTGCCCACACCTGGAAAACACAAGCGAACATGTTGTTGTCATACACATCATGTTTGGAGACAAAAGAGTTTGTAAATGTCTATCATTCTGTGCAGCCAATGTAATCATCTTAAATTGTCGcaaaaatattttggaataaaGAGCTATCTTTTAATCGTAATATGATAAAAATGATGATTAATGCAGTCTTGAAAAAAGCAAAAAATTCAGGTACTGATTCCAAAGAGCAGTATCACCTAAGCTGATCGAAAATATATCATATGCTTTCCTTAAAGAGACATGGACTTATTTTATAAATCAAGTTTTCATACAGACAGTGGGACCTGATCTGTGACCATATGATGGAGGATGCTGTACAAAAGGAACAACAGTTATTAGTAACATAGAGAGATTAAATGTTAATACCTTTGTGAAAATTTATGACCCATAGATATCCACTCTTTTTCTATTAAAaccttagtaaaaaaaaagaataaattagtattattaaaaGGTCAAACATTCATTCAAGCACATACTTTTTTCAATGTAGATGAAAAcgcagcaaaaaaaacaaaaaacacaccaaaATATCTTTACAAAGAATGTCAGTCCTAATTCTGTAAAGCACGGCCTGTTTATATTTACACATTTCTAATAAATGTGTCTTATCACCCCCAATATGTTGAGCAATTCATTTCAGTGATGTtaccttaaaaacaaaaaaaaaatacctttcttCATTTTGCTGCCCCAAAACAGTGTGAAAATGTTAAGCATtgagatattttttaaattgtaagtgATCACTCTCATAAAGCATGCTCATGGTGCGTCAAACCCCAGTCCTTACCATGAAGCCTCTGATTGTCCTGTAGTATGGATCCAGGAGGAGACTGGCCAGGGAGCAGACCTGTGCAGTGCGATCCCAGCCGTCAGAACAGTGCACCAAAACACTGGCTTTTTCTTCTGCAACTGCCTGACCAGGATAAGAAAATCAAAACCCACACGCAATTCAAAACTGGACAAAAGCAGAAAACACATCTACTGTATACAGCACACTGGACTCATTGACCTAACTGCTGTTTAAATGCTTATTATAATCTACAAAAGCATTTGCAGCCTTCTCATGGGATTTTAATTTGGGTCTGTGTGCCACCCAGttgcaatatgttttgtttttataataataacatataatatctttatttttatatatagcacctttcatagtggaccaccatcacaaagcgctttacagaggtaggcagtgaactgtgcattatatgctcagggtcacacagtgtgtcagtcagtggcagaggtgggatttgaaccagtgaccttctggttacaagccctggactttaaccactggaccacacagcttcctttttgaaaataatgtataattacatTTGCAAGGATCTTAACTTAGTCAGAATTGTATATAAACTGTTTTTCACagcattttgtaaaaaaataaaagtacaacaaACCCACAAAAAAGAAGTGTTTTTACCCATAATGCCAGAAACTAAAGAAAACATATGATAAGGATGACTGATATCATATCTGTTACAATCTTTTGGCACATTAGTGGCTATGACAAATGGTTAACCACAGTTCCACAGATTTTGAATATATACCAACATGCTATTCTTTACAAGCATTTACCATTACACTTGATGGTAACAATAGTGTTATGGTGCTGAATCCTTTCACACTGGCCAATACCTTTGCTAGGAAAACGCCTGCATCCATCATAGCTTTAATATGACGCAGCCAGCCAGAATTCTCCAGGCCTGTCAAGAAGTCGCTCATCGAGGGAGATTTCATTTCACACACTGTTAAGAAAGAACATACTGTGTTTAGATGTATAatgaaagaagaaaagaaagggaGGTCAAAAAGCCTTTTCATTACCTTCCATCAGCTTTTGAAGACTGTTCCTCATCACATGTATATTTTCAATACCGACGAACTGGAAATGAATGTTGGAGTAATTATCTTCATTCTCGTATCCCTTTCCAGCAGCTCTGTTGGCCATTGCGTTCAACTGATGAGGAACAAAATTGATAACCACTCAGTGCTTTCACAATCAATTAATACCGCAAAATTAAAAGGAGAACACACCTGCCAACACTGATCACAAAACTAAGCACATGGAAGGTGTTAAATATCTGCTGTCATATTTAGTCTTCTTGTCCTGATAATCAGTACCTTTGGCCTTGTGTCTACCACATACATGAAGGGGCTCCCTGGGTTTGCATCGCTGATAGCCTGCAGCATCTGCTCATCCTCCACACAGCGAGCAGTGAAACCAGACAGCGGCTGGCTACACCGGCAGATAGCAGCCTAGAggacaaacaaatcaaaacataACGGATGCAAATACTTGATCTAGCacctattgtttgttttttttttctaccacttTCTTTTTGCAATTACAGTAAAATTTCCATCCACACCCAAATGGTTAACCATGCAATCCTAATAAAAGGTATGCAGACAGCAGCTACTGAATACAAAGTTCAATTTTATAATTCTAGTGTGTAAAACATTTACAGCCgtctctgtttttcattcaatGGGTTACTTCTGCGAGGGACAATTGGGTCCTTAtatccaacaacaacaacaacaaaaacatgcatagaaaaatgtttgttctggTTATCCGGCAGCACACTGAACTAAAGAATTTGAACACTGCTTCAAATGCCCTTCTAAAACCAAAGACTTCATTTTAAACCAAAGAAAACACAACATTACATTATTCTCCTTGTAAAAGTAGGACAGCACAGGAAACCGTCCTCTGCTCCTGAACTTTGAACTCCCCACTATTGTAGTCTTGCTTGCGGTTTTGGGAACTGCGAGCTCAGAAGGATAGGTACTGCAAATCTGAAAGAGAGAAATAGCACACATGTTTAACACACGCTTCAAACCCCCGTTTCCATTGAAATAGGGTTAGACCGCCATTCCATCCAGCAACTCCCTAAACCTTCACCTTGTGGCCATGTGAAGACAGACCAACAGAGATACTGTTTCCATGAATGAGCAAAACCTACAAGATGGTAAAATGTTGcactataaaaataaattgacCTTGTTTCTTATGGATCGATACATTTAAGACTGGTGCAGAAATAAAATGTTGTGTATCTATGTCCTACTTTTGCAATGCGTTTAACTTCCTGGATAAGAGTGTAAAAACCCAAAGGAGGGGCACAGTGCTGACATTTCTGTGATCTTGTACCCAACATGTTTCAGAAATGGGGGACTAAAGACAGGCACAAACACAGTCAGAACATCCCCTCTTCTAtatgaaaacaagaaataaatacataaataaaaaacaagattaATAATATCACTAAATATTCCAGGAACATTTATATTATACATGCTCTGCTCACCCCATAGCTCTTATTTAGGTCAGTTATCTCCCAGTAATCATTGGGTAACCCCATTCTCTGGTAGTCTACTTTTAAATCAATGGTACTCCAGCTAACTCCTCTGTCTGCTTCATTCTGCTTAGGGTTGTACACGAAAGCATAGAGCTCTTCGGGTTTTGCTGCAGgggaaaaataaaagcaaatcaaaggttactttattttaaatgtcattcTAACGGAAAAACCGAATAACTCAGTTTGTTCTGTTCAGTTCAtatgttctgttttaaaaatgtgtccaTTTTTTACTGTTATTAAGCATCACCAGCTCTCCTAGAAGGAAACATCAAACAAGAAAACACATGCAATTTAATTCTTACCACTTATTGTCAAATgctagcaaaaaaacaaaacaaaaaagcttacCTATCACAGAGAATTTTGATTTCAAATACAGAACTATAAAAAAAGTATGTTTCTCCCTATAGGATAACGTTAACTTCAAAACATATATTGTACCCCTATACggtattattttcaaaataaaatattgcttTAATATTTCTTACATTCAGATTATACAAAGTAAGAATTAGGAATACAAAGGATTACAAAATCTAAGAATGAGGCAACATCAAGATGAAAAGTGAATTCCTCACTGAAATAATGAATAAGTGTATCAATGCTACAGCAGTGAGCGTCATCACAGGTCATGTTTGTGATACAGTACCTGGCTGGGACAGTTTGAGCAGAGACACGTACACATCCTGACAGTCTCGTTCCCGGGGAATAATAAAATGTACGACCCGAAAGTTCTTACAGTGAATCAACAGAGGACAGCCAGTGGTGGTTAGGGGAAGCTTCTCAACAGTGGCAATGTGGTGGTGCAGAATCTGTTGGAGAAAAGCAACAGGAGTTGTGCAATACAAATAGGAGGGGTCACAGGTCTTCCTTCCCGTTAGGCACAGACTGTTGCCAGTTGCTTTGCAGATAACATTTGTGTTCGTGACCTCAAACTTACTAAACTTACGCTACACTATTCTATATGCCAGTACATTTTGATgaaagattttgttttgtatgtggatgttttttttttttctagatttagtttacataataaaaaaacattttaaaaaaaaattatgctgcAGCAAAATACAACCAAGGCCATAAACGTTACACAGGGGTGGTATTTAAAAAAGGACACACCACAAAATGCAATATGAATTTATTAAAAACTCTAGTGTTGGCATTCCCTAAGCACCAACACAAATGCACATGTGTACAGCCCCTTCAGAAAGAAATGCATTGAATGTCAAAGAAATAACACAGAtcataaagcagcaatgtgtGGACTGGTCCCCATCCCCATGAATGACCTATTTGAGAGACTGTGCAGCAATGAGATTCCACATTACTGTTCTTGTTTCAGGATGTAAATGTGACTCATTCCCAATGGTATTTCAGCCAGACACACCTTACTATTTCACTATAAAGTCAATACCTTAGTAAGAAAGTCAATACAAACTACCACCTACCCAGGTTTCTTTGCGGACGTCTGCCAAAGTCTCTACATAGATCAGATGGGTTGCAGTCAAGTACAGAGTTCCAGCTGCAGGCGTCTTATTGGTATACCTGTCAAGTAACTTGACTTGTTCAACCTGGAACATTAAACCAAACACATTCTTAACACAATTCATGAGGGTGGGGTGCTACTAGAATGGAGTAACCTACATCACCtaaatggtttaaaataataatataaaatgcaatACGCCATTTCATTCTTGCAGACACACACTGTATTTATCTGAACAGTTCAAAGCCTACAGTCAGGTTTGTCCTAGATCACCAACAGATTTGCAGTGCAAGTAGCTGCATGTCGAATTTCAGTACCTGGCTGCCACGACCCACATTTTTGTGTTTGCAGAATCAACAACGCAAGAACATACAGTCGCTGCTTCACTGCAGAAAACACCAGCatgtttataaaaagaaaagccTGCTTGTTACACCCAAGTCTTATCTGACCCTACAGTGCATGCTTTAAAAGAAGCATACTTCAAAGAAAAAGAAACCGCTAACTGCATGCATGTAGTAATACAGCTAATTCAAGTCTGGATTATGGTTTTGTTATCCTATGCAGAAGTGAATTACTTTATATGATACAAAGTTAATAGCAGAAGTAAGACTTTTGGGTTTgcatttgagaatttaaaaaagcGTAGGTATATCATTCCTGGCAGAAGTGgacattttctatttttatcaTCATGCAGCTGCTGTTTGGAGGAGCAGTGTTCATATTAACCCCTCTGAACTACAAACACACAAGAGTGCTGTATTAACATGGCACTTCTCTGCTCAAAGCCAAAGCCTTTCTACACACTAACCACTTACTCTGAATTTACAATATCAAATGCCAAGTGATCAAGGGGCTCTGTTCATGGCTGGGGCAGAAGCGGGGAGTGCAAAGGAGtaagttttacctcagaatttatgAATGCATGTTTGAAGTGTTGCATCTGGTTTGACTACATATGGGATATCCCACAAACGATTTGgaaagtacagtattttttttcttaaggaGGAACCCTTACATTtcaacccccctcccccaattaaaaaaacagagtTTCTAAAGCAACCTTGATATGCAATACTAAAACGTACACAGTTGTTTTCAGACAGTATGCTGGTGGTTAATATTGCTGTGCAAGCTGCAGAAATAGAACTGCACCCTGAACACTTTTGCAAGACGAGCCCCACAGAGCGAGCGAGAGCTGAGCCTCCTGTTCTCGCTCTTCGCATGCTGTATCATTTTGGTATCCGTGTGCGCGCAGACCACAATAGAACTGAGGTGTTGTTTTGTgatgcatatactgtacagtgtaaatTGGGATAAAACAATGTGGCTTCCCTATTGTAATCATTCTTTGTATTACGTTTTAAACATGAACTCCAATTATTGCCAGTAGTTTAACATGAGGGCTGAATAAAGCAATACTTCTGTTTTATTGGcttaagtttagagaaagtgaaatAGGTGGTTATATTAATAATTCGTTTTGTACTGGCAGCAGCGGAATCAACTGCTTActgcctgtaaaaaaaaacaatcctacTGGAAGTAAGATAACATCTTTCTGTGGATTCAAATTCCGAAATGCTCTCCTACAAACCACGTAATTATAAAGACATAACGCAATACCGTAATAATAACACTGAATCTTAGATTATTTTGCCAAAACAACTAAAAGGGCATAACACCTGGATTATTTAGTTGGACATTTAATACAAGTGAAAGATTACCGGTAAATGCAATGTAATTTACACCTAATTGTCAGACCGTTACACCCATGTCGACCAGGATGCTCAGTCATTAATCCcagttcatcttttttttttgcaaaaaacattGACATCATAGCTCTCAATACCATGCTAATGTTATTGTTTTGCTAGATTGTGCTAACGTTAAACATGCAATTTCCTAGGCTGTAGTGGCAGATACATACAGTACGCCATTTACTTGGATAATCAAATGAAAATAAGCAAGACCTGGCTGCAAGATGTACCGGTAACTCGTACTTATTACACTGTCTG
This genomic stretch from Acipenser ruthenus chromosome 16, fAciRut3.2 maternal haplotype, whole genome shotgun sequence harbors:
- the LOC117412659 gene encoding myotubularin-related protein 8-like isoform X2, with the translated sequence MDHINTPKVEQVKLLDRYTNKTPAAGTLYLTATHLIYVETLADVRKETWILHHHIATVEKLPLTTTGCPLLIHSKPEELYAFVYNPKQNEADRGVSWSTIDLKVDYQRMGLPNDYWEITDLNKSYGICSTYPSELAVPKTASKTTIVGSSKFRSRGRFPVLSYFYKENNAAICRCSQPLSGFTARCVEDEQMLQAISDANPGSPFMYVVDTRPKLNAMANRAAGKGYENEDNYSNIHFQFVGIENIHVMRNSLQKLMEVCEMKSPSMSDFLTGLENSGWLRHIKAMMDAGVFLAKAVAEEKASVLVHCSDGWDRTAQVCSLASLLLDPYYRTIRGFMVLIEKEWISMGHKFSQRCGQLEGDPKEVSPVFTQFIECLWQLMEQFPCAFQFNDRFLLEVHDHVYSCQFGNFIGNCQKEREDLKLHERTYSVWPFLLEKTMQYLNPVYRGSSAFGVLQPNTLPFNFKFWCAMYNRFDKGMHPKQSILDHVLALISQKSDGEGKVIELQNKIGGGCGALTKEANNLSDAQNSLSLSTPNIPQDCAGEPEVSLTNGTAGMKEELSSDRSREQKESKIEAHNSISNGETPVPVISKSIAQAEGVSVVSSTAADE
- the LOC117412659 gene encoding myotubularin-related protein 8-like isoform X1 is translated as MDHINTPKVEQVKLLDRYTNKTPAAGTLYLTATHLIYVETLADVRKETWILHHHIATVEKLPLTTTGCPLLIHCKNFRVVHFIIPRERDCQDVYVSLLKLSQPAKPEELYAFVYNPKQNEADRGVSWSTIDLKVDYQRMGLPNDYWEITDLNKSYGICSTYPSELAVPKTASKTTIVGSSKFRSRGRFPVLSYFYKENNAAICRCSQPLSGFTARCVEDEQMLQAISDANPGSPFMYVVDTRPKLNAMANRAAGKGYENEDNYSNIHFQFVGIENIHVMRNSLQKLMEVCEMKSPSMSDFLTGLENSGWLRHIKAMMDAGVFLAKAVAEEKASVLVHCSDGWDRTAQVCSLASLLLDPYYRTIRGFMVLIEKEWISMGHKFSQRCGQLEGDPKEVSPVFTQFIECLWQLMEQFPCAFQFNDRFLLEVHDHVYSCQFGNFIGNCQKEREDLKLHERTYSVWPFLLEKTMQYLNPVYRGSSAFGVLQPNTLPFNFKFWCAMYNRFDKGMHPKQSILDHVLALISQKSDGEGKVIELQNKIGGGCGALTKEANNLSDAQNSLSLSTPNIPQDCAGEPEVSLTNGTAGMKEELSSDRSREQKESKIEAHNSISNGETPVPVISKSIAQAEGVSVVSSTAADE